From a single Rutidosis leptorrhynchoides isolate AG116_Rl617_1_P2 chromosome 5, CSIRO_AGI_Rlap_v1, whole genome shotgun sequence genomic region:
- the LOC139847227 gene encoding diacylglycerol O-acyltransferase 3, translating into MEVAGAVFRQSPCKFSTTTDAIKSHEYFPMMRKPGSVGFKQQKPNRKSVVASVGFSDKSHVEYYSGPPRMAVKEMETKKKEMKKKMKLLKGLSKNLADFSEMGFGLNLDHGSLDQQVKGHMISEATEVLVGQLQKLKAEKMEYKRIKKEEKAKKKAAMMMNTMKDSSSSSSSSSSESDRDNVVNMKQLKTKNKNHQESTASVQVQVLEKVENLVTENAICKDVSNVGEVGVNTLNNKIEVCMGGKCKKSGAEMLLENFRSAIGGEADVVGCKCMGKCRDGPNVRVCTNVDDVANPLCIGVGLEDVESIVTNFFGGSHGSGPSMVPAMSSA; encoded by the exons ATGGAGGTCGCCGGAGCTGTGTTCCGTCAGTCGCCGTGTAAATTCTCGACGACCACTGATGCCATTAAGTCGCATGAATATTTTCCGATGATGAGAAAACCCGGTTCGGTTGGATTTAAACAACAAAAACCGAACCGGAAGTCGGTTGTTGCTTCAGTTGGGTTTTCTGACAAGAGTCATGTAGAGTATTATAGTGGGCCCCCGAGAATGGCGGTAAAAGAGATGGAAACTAAGAAGAAGGAGATGAAAAAGAAGATGAAATTATTGAAGGGTTTGTCGAAAAATTTGGCTGATTTTAGTGAGATGGGATTTGGATTGAATCTTGATCATGGGTCGTTGGATCAACAAGTTAAGGGACACATGATTTCG GAAGCAACAGAGGTTTTGGTTGGGCAATTACAGAAGTTAAAAGCagagaaaatggaatacaaaagaaTAAAGAAAGAAGAAAAAGCCAAAAAGAAAGCAGCGATGATGATGAATACGATGAAGGATTCATCATCTTCTTCGAGCTCGTCTTCTTCAGAATCCGATCGTGATAATGTAGTAAATATGAAACAACTCAAAACCAAGAATAAGAATCATCAAGAATCAACAGCATCCGTTCAAGTTCAAGTTCTTGAAAAAGTTGAAAACTTGGTCACTGAGAATGCAATATGTAAGGATGTTAGTAATGTAGGTGAAGTTGGtgttaatactcttaataataagatTGAGGTTTGTATGGGTGGCAAGTGTAAGAAATCAGGGGCTGAAATGTTGTTGGAGAATTTTAGGAGCGCGATTGGTGGAGAAGCGGATGTGGTGGGGTGCAAATGTATGGGGAAGTGTCGTGATGGTCCGAACGTGAGGGTTTGTACCAATGTGGATGATGTGGCGAACCCTTTGTGTATCGGGGTTGGGCTTGAAGATGTTGAGTCGATTGTGACGAATTTCTTTGGTGGAAGTCATGGGTCGGGTCCAAGTATGGTTCCTGCTATGTCAAGTGCTTGA